One region of Triticum aestivum cultivar Chinese Spring chromosome 6B, IWGSC CS RefSeq v2.1, whole genome shotgun sequence genomic DNA includes:
- the LOC123134007 gene encoding uncharacterized protein: MASVVIESHDSAVAGGGDVVFCVIILCMSVLSLVILAASSAVGSGDGEEEGRLRRRSASRGNGPVFVGGRGCACGGCRAGAGVCGTYLS, translated from the coding sequence ATGGCGAGCGTGGTCATCGAGAGCCACGACTccgcggtggccggcggcggggacgTGGTGTTCTGCGTCATCATCCTGTGCATGTCCGTGCTGTCCTTGGTCATCTTGGCGGCCTCCTCTGCCGTCGGCAGCGGCGACGGGGAAGAGGAAGGGAGGCTGCGGCGGCGCTCCGCCTCACGCGGGAACGGGCCGGTGTTCGTGGGCGGCAGGGGCTGCGCCTGCGGCGGctgccgcgccggcgccggcgtctGCGGCACCTACCTCTCGTGA